Proteins from a single region of Trypanosoma brucei brucei TREU927 chromosome 7, complete sequence:
- a CDS encoding histone H2A, putative (Part of an H2 histone array. Number of copies in the array is uncertain.) — protein MATPKQAVKKASKGGSSRSVKAGLIFPVGRVGTLLRRGQYARRIGASGAVYMAAVLEYLTAELLELSVKAAAQQTKKTKRLTPRTVTLAVRHDDDLGALLRNVTMSRGGVMPSLNKALAKKQKSGKHAKATPSV, from the coding sequence ATGGCAACACCCAAACaggcagtgaagaaggcatCGAAGGGCGGGAGCAGCCGCTCTGTGAAGGCGGGGTTGATCTTCCCTGTGGGTCGCGTTGGTACGCTGCTGCGCCGCGGACAGTATGCCCGCCGCATCGGTGCTTCTGGCGCTGTGTACATGGCGGCTGTGCTGGAGTACTTGACTGCCGAACTGCTGGAGCTATCCGTGAAGGCTGCTGCCCaacagacgaagaagacgaagcGCTTGACGCCACGCACAGTAACCCTTGCTGTACGCCACGACGACGACCTTGGTGCGTTGCTGCGCAACGTGACCATGTCCCGCGGAGGTGTGATGCCGAGCCTCAACAAAGCTCtggcgaagaagcagaagagcgGAAAGCACGCGAAGGCGACGCCAAGCGTCTAG